In Dermacentor silvarum isolate Dsil-2018 chromosome 2, BIME_Dsil_1.4, whole genome shotgun sequence, the following proteins share a genomic window:
- the LOC119440088 gene encoding uncharacterized protein LOC119440088: MIPGNESRNQFPSSEPTHWVSKAPAGSEDVITLTKAQLQKLLRALEAQEPSDTIATASVPTITSALNKLPISGDDCLPNWVKRNSTALRSTQHSNESSLAGFPQRLSNSHPELGTGSSRPFSKLAQKQRQWEKEKAEMQDWNPWGRPGGGAPRFQPVAAVPPRTDTQVLRVQATTAASSTGAYPSRAPSPPTLPHLPPNGGGVSPTFVRRVPPYLRSQLPFGVGGLLGSGFRTCGQTLPDYERIAHASPNPQLIS; this comes from the exons ATGATTCCAGGAAATGAGTCTCGGAATCAGTTCCCGTCATCGGAGCCAACGCACTGGGTTTCCAAAGCACCCGCAGGCTCGGAGGATGTAATCACACTCACCAAAGCACAGTTACAAAAACTGCTCAGAGCATTGGAAGCTCAAG AGCCATCTGATACAATAGCAACTGCCTCAGTGCCAACCATTACCAGCGCCCTTAACAAACTGCCCATCTCAGGAGATGACTG CTTGCCAAACTGGGTGAAACGCAACAGCACAGCTCTCCGCAGCACTCAGCACTCCAATGAATCATCCCTCGCTGGTTTTCCTCAGCGGCTGTCAAATTCACATCCAGAGCTCGGAACAGGGTCCAGTCGTCCTTTCTCCAAGCTGGCTCAGAAGCAGCGGCAGTGGGAGAAAGAGAAAG CTGAAATGCAGGATTGGAATCCTTGGGGGCGTCCAGGTGGGGGCGCACCCCGTTTCCAGCCAGTGGCAGCTGTACCACCACGCACTGACACCCAG GTTCTGAGAGTACAAGCGACCACAGCAgcgtcttccaccggtgcctatCCATCACGAGCACCTTCTCCACCAACTCTGCCGCACTTGCCACCAAATGGAGGAGGGGTGAGCCCTACGTTTGTTCGCAGGGTGCCCCCCTACCTTCGGAGTCAACTGCCATTCGGGGTAGGTGGGCTCTTAGGCAGTGGTTTTCGAACATGTGGGCAGACATTGCCCGACTACGAGAGAATCGCTCA TGCAAGCCCCAATCCGCAGCTTATTTCTTGA
- the LOC125943433 gene encoding uncharacterized protein LOC125943433, which yields MGSGISPPPPFLVSPGTPAIPWPRWLRLFENFTLASGASELSAARRRALLLHCLGPEGQRIFDALPPPPPSNAPDHPPRIRVREPPPFRRLRLLQPPLQLERQRSNKPMPSSHSHRTSTTQLFKPWLDTFPLLATYASSDIASVTVVNCTVSRYRSLLLRFANWLRHATLPRKRIQICATSSSPGSHARAYGSGYCSRVTRSRLTAPWR from the coding sequence atgggatccggaatttcgccgccgccgccgttcctCGTTTCACCAGGCACGCCCGCCATCCCCTGGCCGCGATGGCTGCGCCTGTTTGAAAACTTCACGCtcgcctctggagcgtctgagCTATCGGCGGCCCGCCGCCGAGCCCTCCTTCTGCACTGCCTCGGACCTGAAGGACAACGAATTTTCGACGCcctgccaccgccaccaccatcgAACGCCCCAGACCACCCGCCGCGCATCCGAGTGCGGGAACCGCCCCCCTTCAGACGGTTACGCCTTCTGCAACCACCGCTGCAGTTGGAACGACAGAGATCAAACAAGCCGATGCCGAGCTCGCACAGCCACCGGACGAGTACGACGCAGCTGTTCAAGCCCTGGCTCGACACTTTTCCGCTACTTGCAACGTACGCGTCGAGCGACATCGCTTCCGTGACCGTCGTCAACTGCACGGTGAGCCGATATCGGAGTTTGCTCTTGCGCTTCGCGAACTGGCTTCGTCATGCAACTTTGCCGCGCAAGCGGATACAAATCTGTGCGACCAGTTCGTCGCCGGGGTCACATGCCCGCGCCTACGGGAGCGGCTATTGCTCGAGGGTGACGCGCTCACGTTTGACCGCGCCGTGGAGATAG
- the LOC119440089 gene encoding uncharacterized protein K02A2.6-like — translation MHSQNTNKLSPPTTKPPLGPPKFGMPTSLWAKFEHLFSPELGLAKGVQHRVKLKQSVAPVTQKLRRLPLSVREAVSDELRNLLSADVIECVNASEWVSPIVAARKKDGSIRICVDLREANKAVVVDSFPLPHTEELLHALNGARYFSKLDLASAYYQVLLHPDSRDITAFITHDGLFRFKRVCFGLASAPAAFQQLMTSILQGCKGVLCYLDDVIIFGKSEKEHMRNLEEVLQRISHAGLKLNDKCVFNTSELSFLGHRVSAEGVAPLQTKVDAIVHAATPTDAGKLRSFLGLVEYYARFVPRLAEEVEPMRRLLRKDTPFIWDTAAENSLTRVKNLLASHRVLQMFDPALPVIVATDASAYGLGAVLQQVDGRHIRTVAFASRTLTEAERKYSTGEREALACLWALEKWHVYLWGRPVTLQTDHQALVALLSSQGTGQRPLRIARWTARLLRYNFTMQYRRGEHNKVADALSRLPLPDTEGGPESEEEIVSLVMCVHHDELKHATAEDSTLQDVARYVQTSWPPRKNLALNLTPYYEVRKELTVVDGILLRTERIVVPAKLTATFVQLAHESHPGIVKTKQRLREKYWWPGLDKHVETTIRSCAICQSADKSAKNSPTPLQPIPLPDKPWDKIAIDIVGPFERAPTDCRFVISVVDYFSKWPEVDFCADVTSRTVTKFLLSLFAREGYPTEIVSDHGRQFTSREFESFLEDRGIRHIFSAVYHPQANGLVERFNRVLKSYIQLALLEQRPVKATVTEYLGVYRATPHSTTGLSPAVLLHGRHMRTSLDVIGQPTADFSTNPSREMSVLRKRVAEHQRKSKAYADQRRAARVPKFQVGTYVRVKKPIPGPKGTPSYGPPLKILKRIGRWSFCLEDGRTWNASQLSAVPKEASPEQGTNIDISGAHDMPPLTDCHRRDVPSKTWITTPAGPHQTQEASSADQLASPSRPVPLPVPPSPPQPQGSQPHTLASGSRTVECSVPVEGNGLDAEPPPDRPRRNRRPPVRFQDYVQ, via the coding sequence ATGCATTCGCAGAACACAAACAAGTTGTCTCCGCCCAccacgaagccaccactgggtccACCCAAGTTTGGTATGCCTACTTCATTATGGGCCAAGTTCGAACACTTGTTTTCACCAGAGCTAGGACTTGCCAAAGGTGTCCAGCATCGGGTCAAGCTCAAACAGTCGGTAGCTCCTGTCACGCAGAAGCTCAGACGCCTACCACTTTCAGTGCGAGAAGCAGTCAGCGACGAACTGAGGAACCTACTTTCTGCTGATGTCATTGAATGCGTAAATGCGTCAGAGTGGGTTTCCCCTATTGTTGCAGCtcgcaagaaagatggcagcattcGCATCTGCGTGGACCTCCGCGAAGCTaacaaagctgtggtggtcgACAGCTTTCCCCTGCCACACACAGAAGAGTTGCTGCATGCCCTGAACGGTGCCCGTTACTTTTCTAAGTTGGATTTGGCCTCCGCATACTACCAGGTTCTGCTTCATCCAGACAGTAGAGATATTACAGCGTTCATAACGCACGATGGCCTTTTTCGatttaagagagtatgtttcggcCTAGCCTCAGCACCAGCAGCATTCCAGCAACTCATGACGTCAATTCTACAGGGATGCAAAGGCgttctctgctacctggacgacgtcatcaTCTTCGGCAAGTCGGAGAAAGAGCACATGCGGAACTTAGAGGAAGTCCTGCAACGAATTTCACACGCTGGGCTCAAGCTAAATGACAAATGTGTTTTCAACACATCCGAACTCTCGTTTCTTGGTCACCGCGTTAGCGCCGAAGGAGTAGCACCCCTTCAGACCAAAGTTGACGCCATTGTTCACGCTGCCACCCCTACAGATGCTGGCAAGCTCCGGTCGTTCCTGGGACTAGTAGAATACTATGCTAGATTTGTTCCACGCCTAGCAGAGGAAGTGGAGCCCATGCGCAGACTTCTTCGTAAGGACACTCCTTTTATCTGGGACACTGCTGCTGAGAACAGTCTTACAAGAGTAAAGAACCTCCTAGCCTCCCACAGGGTACTACAAATGTTCGATCCAGCACTTCCCGTCATTGTGGCCACCGATGCATCCGCATATGGTTTAGGTGCGGTACTGCAACAAGTTGATGGTCGGCACATTCGAACTGTGGCATTCGCGTCACGAACATTGACGGAAGCAGAACGGAAGTACTCGACTGGTGAACGTGAGGCTCTAGCTTGCTTGTGGGCTCTAGAGAAATGGCATGTGTACCTATGGGGTCGTCCAGTTACTCTGCAAACGGATCACCAAGCTCTAGTAGCCCTGCTTTCTTCTCAAGGCACAGGACAGCGACCACTCCGCATAGCAAGATGGACTGCACGGTTACTGCGgtacaacttcacgatgcagtaCAGGCGTGGTGAGCACAACAAGGTAGCTGATGCCTTGTCCCGGCTACCTCTTCCAGACACTGAAGGTGGCCCCGAGTCAGAAGAAGAAATAGTGTCTCTGGTAATGTGTGTACATCACGATGAACTGAAGCATGCAACCGCGGAGGATAGCACTCTCCAAGACGTTGCCCGTTACGTACAGACATCGTGGCCGCCACGCAAAAACCTGGCACTTAACCTGACTCCCTACTATGAAGTCCGAAAGGAGTTGACAGTGGTTGATGGCATACTCTTGCGTACTGAGCGCATCGTAGTCCCCGCCAAGCTCACAGCCACTTTTGTCCAGCTGGCTCACGAATCACACCCTGGTATCGTGAAAACCAAACAACGCCTACGAGAGAAGTATTGGTGGCCAGGGTTAGACAAACACGTTGAAACAACTATCCGCAGTTGTGCCATTTGTCAGAGCGCGGACAAAAGTGCCAAGAACTCGCCCACACCACTGCAGCCAATCCCTCTTCCTGACAAACCTTGGGACAAGATAGCTATTGACATTGTTGGTCCCTTCGAGCGTGCACCTACAGACTGCAGATTCGTCATTTCAGTAGTTGACTATttctcaaaatggccagaagtgGATTTTTGTGCTGATGTTACCTCCCGCACGGTGACGAAGTTTCTACTCTCACTCTTCGCACGTGAGGGTTACCCGACAGAGATAGTGTCTGACCACGGCAGACAGTTCACATCGAGGGAATTTGAATCCTTCCTTGAAGACCGTGGAATCAGGCACATCTTTTCTGCCGTATACCACCCACAGGCAAATGGTCTAGTGGAAAGATTTAATCGGGTACTGAAGTCGTACATTCAACTGGCCCTGCTGGAGCAGCGCCCAGTGAAGGCAACTGTGACTGAATACTTGGGAGTATACAGAGCCACCCCTCACAGCACCACCGGTCTCTCACCGGCCGTTCTTCTACATGGCCGACACATGAGAACATCGCTGGATGTAATTGGTCAGCCTACGGCCGACTTCAGCACAAATCCATCGCGGGAGATGAGCGTGCTCAGGAAAAGAGTCGCAGAGCATCAACGGAAGAGCAAGGCCTACGCTGATCAACGGCGAGCTGCTAGGGTCCCCAAGTTCCAAGTGGGCACCTACGTACGAGTGAAAAAACCAATTCCCGGACCAAAGGGCACTCCAAGTTATGGACCACCATTGAAAATCCTCAAAAGAATCGGCCGCTGGTCTTTCTGTCTGGAAGACGGTCGAACCTGGAACGCTTCGCAGCTGTCAGCGGTACCAAAAGAGGCATCGCCAGAGCAAGGAACTAACATAGACATCTCTGGCGCGCACGACATGCCCCCGTTGACAGACTGTCACAGGAGAGATGTACCATCGAAGACTTGGATCACTACGCCTGCTGGTCCGCATCAAACGCAGGAAGCGAGTTCCGCTGATCAACTTGCGTCTCCCTCACGCCCTGTACCACTACCCGTGCcgccgagcccaccacagccgCAAGGTTCGCAACCGCATACCCTGGCTTCAGGCTCTCGCACGGTGGAGTGCAGTGTACCGGTAGAAGGCAATGGACTCGATGCCGAGCCACCGCCTGACCGGCCAAGGAGAAATCGCAGACCTCCAGTGCGCTTCCAAGATTACGTGCAGTGA